Within the Methanofollis sp. genome, the region TTGAAAATACCCCCCCAAAACCTCTATACCCCTCCACCCCCACACACCACCATCCCATGCAGCCCACCGACATCCCTGTCACCGCGGTCATGGCAGAGGTCGTCACCACCATCGGCCCCGACACCCCCCTGCCCGAGGTCTTCGAGCGCTTCGCCGCACCGGGCTGCACCGACCTCGTCGTCGCCGGGGAGGACAACCGCTTCCTCGGGTTCATCACCGCCCTCGACCTCCTCGCCGCCGTCGGGCCGGTCGTCGGGGTGCGGAGCCGGAAAAAGACCGCGTGCCTGGAGTGCCTCCTCAGGCGCGACGCCACGGTGGCCGCCGACATCATGACGCGGAGCCACATCACCGTCCCTGCCGCGGCCACCCTCAGGGAGGCGATGGAGGCGATGGAACGCTACCGCTACCCTGTCCTCATCGTCGTCGACAGGGACGGCGTCGCCGTCGGCAGACTCGAGGTCTGCATGATCGTTGCCCACCTCAGGGTGGCCGGCCACCTGTAGGGAGCCACCGCCGGTATGCGGCTGCCATCAGGGCCGGGGTGACGACGACCGTGACGATGACCGTCACCATGAAGGCCGAGAAGAGGGGGCGCGTG harbors:
- a CDS encoding CBS domain-containing protein; the protein is MQPTDIPVTAVMAEVVTTIGPDTPLPEVFERFAAPGCTDLVVAGEDNRFLGFITALDLLAAVGPVVGVRSRKKTACLECLLRRDATVAADIMTRSHITVPAAATLREAMEAMERYRYPVLIVVDRDGVAVGRLEVCMIVAHLRVAGHL